A single genomic interval of Amblyomma americanum isolate KBUSLIRL-KWMA chromosome 11, ASM5285725v1, whole genome shotgun sequence harbors:
- the LOC144109912 gene encoding beta-scruin-like yields MKSFQETASSAGEFPSRARSPSMRTARFKAPERNISSPTSYQTVQTRSEAAWGFPDEFDRKSHNRHWTYDAKSMFTNLSGSFESLDPFGRQQHGNFALPPSMAKRMGQTELAPAIEQPSILVTGGLNLDTGISASVLAFDPSFNTVQQCSVLPTPLHHHRTVLVGSDVIVVGGMLESADGPYLCTRRCYRLNVAKMQWSRVADLKTERAHHGLVHCDGRILALGGLTIGRKLVSSMEYYDMKRNKWTKMKGSLPQPMMAMGVALFCSLVWIAGGVVGSSEDDLACTAAVHCYDPRTKTWTSTMPPLPRARAYLGLLCTSGSLVALGGSLSLDQLQHGSVADVLRLSSDQRAWEPLPSMPKACHSVDAVAFGESLYVFGGISDGHVLADVRLLRDGRWSLCAHLPASVLGPSVVALPGPQHTPQQGGDGSAAAAESAEARASRKDEDLIMWSWHNF; encoded by the exons ATGAAGA GCTTCCAGGAGACCGCCTCGTCCGCGGGCGAGTTCCCATCTCGGGCACGATCCCCATCAATGAGGACAGCTCGTTTCAAGGCTCCGGAAAGGAACATCAGCAGCCCCACCAGCTACCAGACGGTGCAGACGCGAAGCG AAGCAGCGTGGGGCTTCCCGGATGAATTTGATCGCAAGT CCCACAACCGGCATTGGACGTACGACGCCAAATCCATGTTCACGAATTTGTCGGGCTCCTTCGAAAGTCTGGATCCATTTGGGCGGCAGCAACACGGAA ACTTCGCCCTCCCGCCGAGTATGGCCAAGCGCATGGGCCAGACGGAGCTCGCGCCGGCCATTGAGCAGCCCAGCATCCTGGTCACGGGAGGCCTGAACCTGGACACTGGCATCA GTGCGTCCGTGCTGGCCTTCGACCCGTCCTTCAACACGGTGCAGCAGTGCAGCGTCCTGCCTACACCGCTGCACCACCACCGGACCGTGCTCGTCGGCTCTGACGTGATAGTCGTCG GCGGCATGCTGGAGTCCGCGGATGGTCCGTATCTGTGCACGCGACGCTGCTACCGACTCAACGTGGCTAAAATGCAATGGAGCCGCGTGGCCGACCTGAAGACTGAAAGGGCCCATCATGGCCTGGTGCACTGCGACGGACGCATCCTGGCCCTGGGGGGACTCACCATCGGACGCAA GCTGGTGTCCAGCATGGAGTACTACGACATGAAGCGCAACAAGTGGACCAAGATGAAAGGGTCCCTCCCTCAGCCCATGATGGCCATGGGAGTGGCGCTTTTCTGCTCGCTCGTATGGATTGCTGGCGGCGTCGTGGGAAGCTCTGAGGACGACCTGGCTTGCACCGCGGCCGTCCACTGTTACGACCCCAGGACCAAGAC TTGGACGTCCACCATGCCCCCGCTGCCCAGAGCTCGCGCCTACCTGGGCCTGCTGTGCACTTCGGGCAGCCTGGTGGCACTGGGCGGCTCCCTCTCCCTCGACCAGTTGCAGCACGGCAGCGTGGCCGACGTGCTGCGCCTGTCTTCAGACCAGCGCGCCTGGGAGCCGCTGCCATCGATGCCCAAGGCGTGCCACAGCGTGGACGCCGTTGCCTTCG GCGAGTCGCTGTACGTGTTCGGCGGCATCAGCGACGGACACGTGCTGGCCGACGTGCGGCTTCTGCGCGACGGCCGCTGGTCCCTGTGCGCCCACCTGCCGGCTTCAGTGCTGGGACCCAGCGTGGTGGCCCTGCCTGGACCCCAGCACACCCCTCAACAGGGCGGCGATGGCTCTGCTGCGGCCGCCGAGTCCGCAGAGGCCAG GGCGAGCCGCAAAGATGAAGACCTCATCATGTGGAGCTGGCACAACTTCTGA